One Balaenoptera musculus isolate JJ_BM4_2016_0621 chromosome 13, mBalMus1.pri.v3, whole genome shotgun sequence genomic region harbors:
- the CHST10 gene encoding carbohydrate sulfotransferase 10 isoform X1, producing the protein MHHQWLLLATCFWVIFMFMVASKFITLTFKDPDAYSAKQEFLFLTTAPDAGRSLRETHFPEELKLTGKVLPGGRLVQPLVYTQRLELVRNVCREDTLRNLSHTAVSRFVLDRIFVCDKHKILFCQTPKVGNTQWKKVLIVLNGAFPSIEEIPESVVHDHEKNGLPRLSSFSDAEIQKRLKTYFKFFIVRDPFERLISAFKDKFVHNPRFEPWYRHEIAPGIIRKYRRNRTETRGIQFEDFVRYLGDPNHRWLDLQFGDHIIHWVTYVELCAPCEIKYSVIGHHETLEDDAPYILKEAGIDHLVSYPTIPPGITAYNRTKVEHYFLGISKRDIRRLYARFEGDFKLFGYQKPDFLLN; encoded by the exons ATGCACCACCAGTGGCTTCTGTTGGCCACATGCTTTTGGGTGATTTTCATGTTCATGGTGGCCAGCAAGTTCATCACGCTGACCTTTAAGGACCCTGATG CCTACAGCGCCAAGCAGGAGTTTCTGTTCCTGACCACTGCGCCCGACGCGGGGAGGTCGCTGAGAGAGACGCACTTCCCTGAGGAGCTGAAG CTGACCGGGAAGGTGCTGCCGGGAGGGCGGCTCGTTCAACCCTTGGTCTATACGCAGCGGCTAGAGCTCGTCAGAAACGTGTGCAGGGAGGACACCCTGAGGAACCTCTCACACACCGCCGTCTCCAGGTTTGTCCTCGACCGGATATTCGTCTGTGACAAGCACAAGATCCTCTTCTGCCAGACCCCCAAAGTGGGCAACACCCAGTGGAAGAAAGTGCTGATCGTGCTGAACG GAGCCTTTCCTTCCATCGAAGAGATCCCTGAAAGCGTGGTGCACGACCACGAGAAGAACGGCCTCCCGCGTCTCTCTTCCTTCAGCGATGCAGAAATTCAGAAGCG cttGAAGACATACTTCAAGTTTTTTATCGTAAGAGATCCCTTCGAGAGACTGATTTCTGCGTTTAAGGATAAGTTTGTTCACAACCCCCGCTTTGAGCCTTGGTACAGGCACGAGATTGCCCCTGGCATCATCAGGAAGTACAGGAGGAACCGAACGGAGACCAGGGGCATCCAGTTTGAGGACTTCGTGCGCTACCTGGGTGATCCGAACCATAGGTGGCTGGACCTTCAGTTTGGGGACCACATCATCCACTGGGTGACATACGTGGAACTGTGCGCACCCTGCGAGATCAAGTACAGCGTCATCGGTCACCACGAGACCCTGGAGGACGACGCCCCGTACATCTTGAAAGAGGCTGGCATAGACCACCTGGTGTCTTACCCCACCATCCCCCCGGGCATCACCGCGTATAACAGAACCAAAGTCGAGCACTACTTTCTGGGCATCAGCAAACGAGACATCCGGCGCCTCTATGCACGGTTTGAAGGGGACTTTAAACTCTTTGGGTATCAGAAGCCAGATTTTTTGCTAAACTAA
- the CHST10 gene encoding carbohydrate sulfotransferase 10 isoform X2: protein MAYSAKQEFLFLTTAPDAGRSLRETHFPEELKLTGKVLPGGRLVQPLVYTQRLELVRNVCREDTLRNLSHTAVSRFVLDRIFVCDKHKILFCQTPKVGNTQWKKVLIVLNGAFPSIEEIPESVVHDHEKNGLPRLSSFSDAEIQKRLKTYFKFFIVRDPFERLISAFKDKFVHNPRFEPWYRHEIAPGIIRKYRRNRTETRGIQFEDFVRYLGDPNHRWLDLQFGDHIIHWVTYVELCAPCEIKYSVIGHHETLEDDAPYILKEAGIDHLVSYPTIPPGITAYNRTKVEHYFLGISKRDIRRLYARFEGDFKLFGYQKPDFLLN, encoded by the exons atgg CCTACAGCGCCAAGCAGGAGTTTCTGTTCCTGACCACTGCGCCCGACGCGGGGAGGTCGCTGAGAGAGACGCACTTCCCTGAGGAGCTGAAG CTGACCGGGAAGGTGCTGCCGGGAGGGCGGCTCGTTCAACCCTTGGTCTATACGCAGCGGCTAGAGCTCGTCAGAAACGTGTGCAGGGAGGACACCCTGAGGAACCTCTCACACACCGCCGTCTCCAGGTTTGTCCTCGACCGGATATTCGTCTGTGACAAGCACAAGATCCTCTTCTGCCAGACCCCCAAAGTGGGCAACACCCAGTGGAAGAAAGTGCTGATCGTGCTGAACG GAGCCTTTCCTTCCATCGAAGAGATCCCTGAAAGCGTGGTGCACGACCACGAGAAGAACGGCCTCCCGCGTCTCTCTTCCTTCAGCGATGCAGAAATTCAGAAGCG cttGAAGACATACTTCAAGTTTTTTATCGTAAGAGATCCCTTCGAGAGACTGATTTCTGCGTTTAAGGATAAGTTTGTTCACAACCCCCGCTTTGAGCCTTGGTACAGGCACGAGATTGCCCCTGGCATCATCAGGAAGTACAGGAGGAACCGAACGGAGACCAGGGGCATCCAGTTTGAGGACTTCGTGCGCTACCTGGGTGATCCGAACCATAGGTGGCTGGACCTTCAGTTTGGGGACCACATCATCCACTGGGTGACATACGTGGAACTGTGCGCACCCTGCGAGATCAAGTACAGCGTCATCGGTCACCACGAGACCCTGGAGGACGACGCCCCGTACATCTTGAAAGAGGCTGGCATAGACCACCTGGTGTCTTACCCCACCATCCCCCCGGGCATCACCGCGTATAACAGAACCAAAGTCGAGCACTACTTTCTGGGCATCAGCAAACGAGACATCCGGCGCCTCTATGCACGGTTTGAAGGGGACTTTAAACTCTTTGGGTATCAGAAGCCAGATTTTTTGCTAAACTAA
- the CHST10 gene encoding carbohydrate sulfotransferase 10 isoform X3 yields the protein MEGSGCPRAGRNELTGKVLPGGRLVQPLVYTQRLELVRNVCREDTLRNLSHTAVSRFVLDRIFVCDKHKILFCQTPKVGNTQWKKVLIVLNGAFPSIEEIPESVVHDHEKNGLPRLSSFSDAEIQKRLKTYFKFFIVRDPFERLISAFKDKFVHNPRFEPWYRHEIAPGIIRKYRRNRTETRGIQFEDFVRYLGDPNHRWLDLQFGDHIIHWVTYVELCAPCEIKYSVIGHHETLEDDAPYILKEAGIDHLVSYPTIPPGITAYNRTKVEHYFLGISKRDIRRLYARFEGDFKLFGYQKPDFLLN from the exons ATGGAAGGTTCAGGTTGCCCTCGTGCAGGAAGAAATGAG CTGACCGGGAAGGTGCTGCCGGGAGGGCGGCTCGTTCAACCCTTGGTCTATACGCAGCGGCTAGAGCTCGTCAGAAACGTGTGCAGGGAGGACACCCTGAGGAACCTCTCACACACCGCCGTCTCCAGGTTTGTCCTCGACCGGATATTCGTCTGTGACAAGCACAAGATCCTCTTCTGCCAGACCCCCAAAGTGGGCAACACCCAGTGGAAGAAAGTGCTGATCGTGCTGAACG GAGCCTTTCCTTCCATCGAAGAGATCCCTGAAAGCGTGGTGCACGACCACGAGAAGAACGGCCTCCCGCGTCTCTCTTCCTTCAGCGATGCAGAAATTCAGAAGCG cttGAAGACATACTTCAAGTTTTTTATCGTAAGAGATCCCTTCGAGAGACTGATTTCTGCGTTTAAGGATAAGTTTGTTCACAACCCCCGCTTTGAGCCTTGGTACAGGCACGAGATTGCCCCTGGCATCATCAGGAAGTACAGGAGGAACCGAACGGAGACCAGGGGCATCCAGTTTGAGGACTTCGTGCGCTACCTGGGTGATCCGAACCATAGGTGGCTGGACCTTCAGTTTGGGGACCACATCATCCACTGGGTGACATACGTGGAACTGTGCGCACCCTGCGAGATCAAGTACAGCGTCATCGGTCACCACGAGACCCTGGAGGACGACGCCCCGTACATCTTGAAAGAGGCTGGCATAGACCACCTGGTGTCTTACCCCACCATCCCCCCGGGCATCACCGCGTATAACAGAACCAAAGTCGAGCACTACTTTCTGGGCATCAGCAAACGAGACATCCGGCGCCTCTATGCACGGTTTGAAGGGGACTTTAAACTCTTTGGGTATCAGAAGCCAGATTTTTTGCTAAACTAA